The Methanofollis ethanolicus genome contains the following window.
ATCACTTCGAGCACCTCGCGGGTCAGTTCCGGGTCGAGGGCCGAGGTCGGTTCGTCGAAGAGGATCACGTCGGGGTCCATCGCAAGGGCGCGGGCGATCGAGACACGCTGCGCCTGGCCGCCGGAGAGTTCGGCAGGATAGTGGTCGGCCCAGTCCTCCATGCCGACACGCCGCAGTTCCGCAAGGGCCTTCTCCCGCGCCGACGCCGCGTCCATCTTCTTC
Protein-coding sequences here:
- a CDS encoding amino acid ABC transporter ATP-binding protein, with translation KKMDAASAREKALAELRRVGMEDWADHYPAELSGGQAQRVSIARALAMDPDVILFDEPTSALDPELTREVLEVMKNLARQGMTMLVVTHEMGFALSVANEILFMEHGKITERGSPAQVRDDPAFARMRKFIGKFGDFGDGSGQEND